DNA from Kitasatospora acidiphila:
GCGACTACCAGGGCGCCCTGGACGACACCGTGGGCAGCGGTGCCAACAGCGCCGCAAAGTCGTTCGACTCGACCGACCAGAGCCTGGCCGCTGCCGTGAAGGTCGAGCAGGCCGACTTCCTGAGCGCGGCCCGCGACGGCCGCGACGCAACGGGCACGGTGGCCGCGGCCGCGGGCCTGCTCGCACTGTTGGGCACGGCGGGCGCGCTGACGGGTATCGGGCGCCGGCTGGCGGAGTACCGATGAGCGGAGCACCGATGAGGGGACGTCGCCGGATGCGCACCAGGACCGCACTGCTGGCCGCCGTACTGGCGGCCACCCCGCTCACGCTCACCAGTGCGGCGGCGTCCCCCAGGAGCGCCACCCAGACGGCCACCGTCCAGGCGGCGGCCGATCAGAGCTGCGACCCGACCAAGAGCATCCGCCCCAGCAGCAACGAGAGCGGGCCGGCGGTGACCGCCATCAAGGCCCGCGGCGTGCTGGTCGCGGGCGTCGACCAGGACAGCTACGACTGGGGCTTCCGCAACCCGGTCACCGGTCAACTGCAGGGCTTCGACATCGATCTGATCCATGCGGTCGCCAAGGCGCTGCTCGGCGATCCCGACAAGGTCCAGTTCAAGATGGTGCCGACCGCGAAGCGTATGGATGCCATCAAGAGCGGCTCGGTCGACCTGATCGCGCGTACCATGACGATCACCTGTGACAGGCTCAACGACCTGGCCTTCTCCACCGAGTACTTCCAGGCCGGGCAGCAGGTGGTGGTGCCGAAGGCGGCCCACGCCAAGACGATCGACGATGCGGTGAGGGGAAAGCGGGTGTGCGTGGCGGACTCCTCCACCGCGCAGGACTACCTGACCAAGCATCCGCTCGGCCAGTCCGGCGAGGTCGTCGTGGAGAACCAGCTGGACTGCCTGGTCCGGATGCAACTCGGCCAGGCCGACGCCACCATGACGGACAATGCGCTCGCCGTCGGCCAGGCCGCCCAGGACCCGACCATGCAGGTGATCGGCCCGTCGCTGACCAACGAGCCGTACGGCATCGCGATGGCCAGGACCGCGCCCGACCTGGTGGCCCGGGTCAACCAGATCCTGGAGGACTACCGTCGTAGCGGCTGGCAGGACAGCTACGACCACTGGCTGAAGCCGGGGCTCGGCCCGATGAGCCCGCCGGCCGCCAACTACCTGCCGTAGCAAGGAAGATCAGGAGGAAGGGCGTGGCGTTGACAGGATCCGGCCCGGTGCTGAGCCGGGAGGAGGTGGACCGCGAGCTGACTCGGCTGACCGCCGAGCGCGAGGCGGTGGAGGCCGCTCTGCTCGCGCTCCAGGACCACCCGGGCCGCCGGCTGCTGGAGGGCGCCACG
Protein-coding regions in this window:
- a CDS encoding glutamate ABC transporter substrate-binding protein is translated as MRTRTALLAAVLAATPLTLTSAAASPRSATQTATVQAAADQSCDPTKSIRPSSNESGPAVTAIKARGVLVAGVDQDSYDWGFRNPVTGQLQGFDIDLIHAVAKALLGDPDKVQFKMVPTAKRMDAIKSGSVDLIARTMTITCDRLNDLAFSTEYFQAGQQVVVPKAAHAKTIDDAVRGKRVCVADSSTAQDYLTKHPLGQSGEVVVENQLDCLVRMQLGQADATMTDNALAVGQAAQDPTMQVIGPSLTNEPYGIAMARTAPDLVARVNQILEDYRRSGWQDSYDHWLKPGLGPMSPPAANYLP